A genomic window from Synechococcus sp. WH 8016 includes:
- a CDS encoding CPBP family intramembrane glutamic endopeptidase yields the protein MTSPLNGRSNAVPKWKVLLAVVSMVLACSVWFLGLMDSLGRPSVAPALSLEQQELALLADPVLTPALKPLLVGQDPAKSLLETLRDTPLDSLSDRQTLLFASLENDPERRKTLLETPLQTPKLRTLQESLATEPLPRDLSSQDQDLLSDNSPDPLTRRLVCQALGGAEADCVESFSATAAARRLVLSELMPLAALLLGSLLLVRQLWLLVRRKQSSWPELQAPPLGLVDMVLLIAGGFVVLGEVLVPLLVTPLSALVARSMAAPLNQSVAVLIGYCALATPPLLILKSQLDGLDQRLVPAGGWLQWRVSPWWTALFQGGRAWLMVMPPVVLTGWLMTRLIGDQGGSNPLLEMVLNGRDPLALSLLAITAVVLAPLFEETVFRGVLLPVLGRSFGRGWSVFGSALVFAVAHLSIGELLPLLVLGLGLALLRLSSGRLLPCVVMHALWNGVTFLNLVLLGS from the coding sequence TTGACCAGCCCGCTGAACGGACGTTCAAACGCAGTGCCCAAGTGGAAAGTCCTTTTGGCTGTCGTTTCGATGGTGCTGGCTTGCAGCGTTTGGTTCCTCGGCTTGATGGACAGCCTCGGGCGACCTTCTGTGGCTCCAGCTTTGTCCTTGGAGCAGCAGGAGCTGGCGTTGTTGGCCGATCCCGTGTTGACGCCAGCGCTTAAACCGCTGCTGGTGGGTCAAGATCCGGCCAAGAGCTTGCTTGAAACGTTGAGAGACACCCCTCTCGACAGTCTCAGCGATCGCCAAACCCTCTTGTTTGCCTCGCTCGAAAATGATCCGGAGCGTCGCAAAACCCTTCTGGAGACTCCACTCCAGACCCCAAAGCTTCGGACCCTTCAGGAGAGCCTGGCCACCGAGCCTCTCCCCCGTGACCTCTCCTCTCAGGACCAAGACCTGTTGTCGGACAACAGCCCTGATCCCTTAACGCGGCGTCTGGTGTGTCAGGCCCTGGGAGGGGCCGAGGCTGATTGTGTTGAAAGCTTTTCAGCCACGGCTGCGGCTCGACGTCTTGTTCTGAGTGAACTGATGCCGCTCGCGGCGTTGTTGTTGGGTTCTCTTCTGCTGGTTCGTCAGCTTTGGTTGCTTGTGCGCCGAAAGCAATCCTCCTGGCCTGAGCTGCAAGCCCCTCCCCTTGGCTTGGTTGACATGGTGCTGCTGATCGCTGGTGGTTTTGTGGTGCTGGGCGAGGTGTTGGTTCCACTGCTTGTGACCCCTCTCTCAGCCTTGGTGGCTCGCAGCATGGCGGCCCCTCTCAACCAGTCGGTGGCTGTGTTGATTGGGTATTGCGCTTTGGCGACGCCTCCGTTGCTCATCCTCAAGAGCCAGCTGGATGGATTGGATCAACGGCTGGTGCCTGCAGGAGGTTGGCTGCAGTGGCGGGTGAGCCCATGGTGGACAGCTCTGTTTCAGGGTGGTCGCGCCTGGTTGATGGTGATGCCACCGGTGGTGTTGACCGGTTGGTTGATGACTCGCCTGATCGGGGATCAGGGAGGCAGCAATCCATTGCTGGAAATGGTGTTGAACGGCAGGGATCCGTTGGCCCTGTCACTGTTGGCCATCACCGCGGTTGTGTTAGCCCCGCTGTTTGAAGAAACGGTGTTCCGTGGGGTGTTGTTGCCCGTTTTAGGTCGCTCGTTCGGGCGGGGTTGGAGCGTGTTCGGTAGCGCCCTTGTGTTTGCGGTTGCTCACCTCAGTATTGGTGAATTGCTGCCCTTGTTGGTTCTTGGTTTGGGGTTGGCA
- a CDS encoding histidine phosphatase family protein — MSLRLLLVRHGLSSFNVERRIQGRNDLSTLTAIGEDQARRIGIALADVPIDAAYSSPLQRAASTTAGVLSVRQDGLTPVLDDGLLEIDLEPWSGLSADERAIKDPKGYATWRQQPEALELTRADGTRYQPLPELMVQARAFLKGLLDRHPVTGDDTVLVVGHNAILRCLILVLLGEPQGGFRRLRLDNASLSVFNLSPGPNGYQVQIECLNSIAHLEPALPAKGSQARLILVRHGETDWNRQGRFQGQIDIPLNSNGHAQAEAARSFLEGVTLDRAYSSSMSRPKETAEGILKSHAGVPLTVTDGLMEIGHGLWEGKLESEIREGWEALLQAWKDAPETVQMPEGETIQDVWERSVACWNAIADGLDPSETALVVAHDAVNKTILCHLLGLAPKNIWAVKQGNGGVTVIDMPENPSQPAVVSCLNLTSHLGGVLDRTAAGAL; from the coding sequence GTGTCACTGCGTCTCCTCCTGGTCCGCCACGGCCTGAGCAGCTTCAACGTTGAGCGCCGCATCCAAGGGCGTAATGATCTATCAACACTCACCGCGATCGGCGAAGACCAAGCGCGGCGCATAGGCATCGCCTTGGCCGACGTGCCGATTGATGCGGCCTACAGCTCACCGCTTCAACGGGCTGCCTCCACCACAGCCGGCGTGCTGAGCGTGCGACAAGACGGGCTGACTCCCGTGCTGGATGACGGACTCCTGGAAATCGATCTTGAGCCCTGGAGCGGACTCAGCGCCGATGAACGGGCCATCAAGGATCCAAAGGGCTACGCCACCTGGCGCCAACAACCGGAAGCCCTCGAACTCACCCGCGCTGATGGCACGCGTTACCAACCGCTGCCCGAGTTGATGGTTCAGGCGCGTGCCTTTTTAAAAGGCCTGTTGGATCGGCATCCGGTCACCGGCGACGACACCGTTCTGGTCGTGGGTCACAACGCGATTCTGCGCTGCTTGATTCTGGTGTTGCTGGGCGAACCCCAAGGAGGCTTCAGACGGCTCCGCCTCGACAATGCATCCTTGTCTGTGTTCAACCTCTCACCAGGGCCTAACGGTTACCAAGTGCAGATCGAATGCTTGAACAGCATTGCCCACTTAGAACCAGCGCTGCCAGCCAAGGGCAGCCAGGCGCGTTTGATCCTGGTCCGCCACGGTGAAACGGATTGGAACCGGCAGGGGCGTTTCCAGGGACAGATTGATATTCCGCTCAATAGCAACGGCCATGCCCAAGCAGAGGCGGCTCGCTCCTTCCTCGAGGGGGTGACGCTGGATCGGGCCTACAGCAGCTCGATGTCTCGCCCCAAAGAAACCGCTGAGGGGATTTTGAAATCGCACGCCGGCGTGCCGCTCACCGTGACGGATGGCCTGATGGAAATCGGTCACGGACTGTGGGAAGGGAAACTGGAATCCGAAATTCGAGAGGGCTGGGAGGCGTTGCTCCAAGCCTGGAAGGACGCTCCCGAAACCGTGCAAATGCCCGAAGGGGAAACCATTCAAGACGTCTGGGAACGCTCTGTGGCCTGTTGGAACGCGATCGCGGATGGGCTCGATCCGTCGGAGACAGCCTTAGTTGTGGCGCATGACGCCGTGAACAAAACAATCCTGTGTCATCTCTTAGGCCTTGCCCCCAAAAACATTTGGGCCGTGAAACAAGGCAACGGTGGCGTCACAGTGATCGACATGCCCGAAAATCCCAG